In Planctomycetota bacterium, the genomic stretch GCCGATCACGACGCTGCTGCCGCCGTTCGTCGTTCGGAGCATGGCCGAGCGGGTCGGTTGTTGGGCGCCGCTAGTCCTGTGTTCGTGGCCCGCGTCGCGATGGCTCGGCAGCCGGCTCGATGCGTCGGGCAAGGTCTATCTCGCGTTCGACGACAACGCCGCCTTTGGCAACATGTCGCCCGAAGCGGTGGAGGCGCAGAAGCGACAGGAGCGACTGGCACTCGACGAGTCGGAGGTCGCGCTGGGCGTCTCGCCAAGCCTCGTCGAGCGATTTCGCGAGGTCCACGACCGCGTCTACCTGCAGGAGAACGGCGTCGAGACCGACGACTTCTCGCCGGCGGTCCGGTCGGCCGCAGTGCCGCATGCGGTGGCAGCGGAGCTGGAAGCGAAGCAGTCCCGGCGGCGTGGGACGATCGGATTTCTCGGGCAGATCGACGAGCGTCTGGATCAGCCGCTGATCCAACGTCTCGCCACCGAGCAGCCGGACGTCGCGATCGTTCTGGCCGGTCCGGTCAAGGCGGGAACCGATCTGTCGTCGCTGCTCGCGCTGCCCAACGTCTTCACGACCGGCAAGGTGCCCTACGCGGAATTGCCCGGCTTGTACAAGGTGCTCGACGTCGGACTCGTGCCGTACGTCCAAAGCGACCTGACGCGGGCCTGCAACCCGCTCAAGGCGTACGAGTACCTCGCCGCCGACTTGCCAGTGGTGGCGACGGCATTGCCGGGGCTCAACTCCGTGCGCGATGCGGCCTTTGTCTGTGAGTCCCACGACGACTTCATCGCTGCTGTGGATCGAGCGCTCGCTGCTCCCGAGGCTCAGGTCGAGGAACGTCGGCGCGTTGCGGCGGACGCCAGTTGGCAGCGTCGCACCGACGAGCTCGAGAGACGGCTTCGCGAAGCAACGGCATGCGCACGCGAGCGTCGGATTCGAGACGGGCTTCCAGAGCCCCGAAACTGGCGGCCGGGCCGGCGTTCGCGACACGTGCAGCCGCGCCTGGACCCGAAGGACCGAAGCGTGCGGTTGGTCAGCGGCAACTACGAGCAGCTGGATTTGTCCGCACAGCAAAAGCTGCTCTACCGCACAACGCGGATGGTTGGCCGGCTCTCGTACGTGGGTCGGCGGCTCGGCGGGCTGGTGCGTGGTCGCCGCGATCCCGTCCGCCGCATTCTCGTCGTTCGCAATGGGCATCTCGGCGACACAGTGGTCTTCGGTCCGACTCTGCGGGCGTTGCGGAGTGCGTTTCCCGGCGCACGGATCGTCGTTGCCGTGGGCACGAGTGGGTCAGCCAAGGTGCTGCTGGAATCGATGCCCGGGGTCGACGAGGTCATCGAGCTGGGCTTTTTCAACCAGGGCAGGCTGCGTCGCTATGCGGGCGTCTGGGCGCTGCTCAAGCGCGGTTTCGACCTGACGGTCGGCGGTGCGTGGTATTTCAACTTGCCCGAGGCCGTCTTCAGCGGCGCTCCGATTCGCATCGGCCTCTACGACGGCCACCCGCTGCAGAAGTATGTTGACCGGCTCGTGGTACTCGATCCGACGCTGCACGAAGCCGACAACAACCTGAACCTCGTCGAGTCCATCACTGGGCGGATCATCGGTGACGATCGTGTGCCCGGGCTTGCGCTAAATGAGCGTGCGTTGGCAGCAGAGACGGACGCATTTCGACAGGCCGTTGGTCTGACTGTCGACGACGATGTGATCGCGTTGCACCCAGGAAGCAAGCGACCGAGCCGACGTTGGCCGGCCAAGCATTTCGCCGTGCTCGCGTCGACGCTCCTCCGGGAACGGCCGGGGTTGAAGGTCGCACTGACGGGTGCCGGGCCGGGCGAGCGTGATCTCATTGACAAGGTGCTTGCGACCGTCGGCGAGGACGTGCGTGGCCGCGTCATCGATGCGTTCGAGGCAGGTAGCTTGAGTGGCCTGATCGGCTTCTACGACGGCTGCCAGTGCCTGGTCTCGAATGACACGGGCGTCATGCACGTCGCCCGCGCGCGAGGCGTGCCGCTGGTCGCTGTGGTCGGGCCAGAGAACGATCGCCGCTGGGGGCCGTATCCGTCGGGACGATCGCCGGCGGTCATTGTGCGGAACGACACGCCGGGGACGCCGCACAATCGGGACGAGGATCGATGGCTGTTGTCGCTCCGCAGCATTCCGGCAGGGCGCGTCGCGAGCCATGTTCGCCGGCTCTTGCATGAGGGTCGCGAAGGCGACGGACAGGTCGTTCGCGACGTCGAGCGACTCGGCTACGACGAACTGCTCGCGGCAGGCGTGGACGTGCCGAAGGTTGCGTGGGTCACGACGACAGATGCGGCGTTTCTTGGCTGTCCCGGCGGGAAGGCGGGCACGGTGACAACAGCTTGGGATCGTGCTCGGCAGCAGCGATACCCGAAGCTCGATGTGGTCCTTGTCGCCCGGCCGGATGAGTTGGGTTCGATTTCGACGGACGCCAAAATCGTCGAGGCGGAGCTTCCGGTCGGCACGGCTGCTGCGGCATGGCAAACATGGAGCACGATTCTGGCGACCACGGACGCCGACGCATTCGTGCTTGTCGGCCCTGGCGATCAGCACCAGCCGGACTTCGTCGGCCGACTCATGTCGACGATGCTCCGCGGGCCGTATGACGAGGTGGTCGACGTCGACGAACCGCTGCCGACCGCGGTGGTGCTGGACGGATGGCGACGGCAGGGCATCGGGCTGCCGTGGCTGTTCTCGCGAGGCATGCTCGAACGACTCCTCGCCCAACCGTTGCCCGGGAAGCCGGCGGTGCCTCCTGAGCGGGTGTCGGCTCTAAAGTCACCCGTGTCGGACGGTCGATTCCGACAGGACAGGGCTTCTGTGGCGTCCGTCCAACCGGTCTGATTCTGACCTTCGTGCCGTGACGAACGCCGCTCCCACTTCCGCATTGCCCGACGTGTCCGAGCAGCGGCACGTGCGACTGGCGGCGGCGAAGCGTTGGCCGATGCCCGACCTGCGTGAGATCTGGCACTATCGCGAGCTCCTCGCAACGCTGGCCGGCCGCGACCTCAAGCTGCGGTACAAGCAGACGGCACTGGGCCTGATTTGGGCGGTCTTCCCGCCACTCGTAGCAGCGGCGATCTTCACGTACATCCGCGGCTTCCTGCAGCTGGAGACGCCCGGCAACGCGCCGTCGATTCTCTTCGTCCTGGCGGGATTCGTCGGGTTCACCGTCTTTCGCGACACGCTCGACCGATCAGGCCAGAGCCTGCTGACGAACCAGCATTTGGTCAGCAAGATCTACTTCCCGCGATTGCTCCTGCCGCTGGCGGCGACGCTGAGCGTTCTGTTCGACCACGCGATCATGCTCGGGTTGGTCGCGGTGGTCTGGATGGCGTGCGGGCTGATCTTCGCGAGCAACCCCGACGTCCTCACGCCGGTGCCGGGTCTGCACCTGTTGATGTGGCCGGTGGTGACGCTGCTGAGCGTGATGCTCGCCAGCGGCTTCGGGATGGTTGTCGCGGCGCTGTCGAGTCACTTTCGCGACTTCAAGCACGTCGTGCCGGTGGCGCTGCAGCTGCTGCTCTACGCGTCGCCGGTCTTCTACGACCTGAGCCTGCCGTTGAGTCGCGACGACGGATGGGTGATCCTTCTCAATCCGCTTAGTGGTTTGATCGCGGCGTACCGCTGGTCGCTCACGGGCATCGGCATGGTCCACTGGCCCGCATTCGCAGCGTCGGCAGCCGTTGCGATCGTCGTGTTCGTCGTCGGCTCGATCCTGTTCCGCCGGGTCGAAGGAAGGCTGGCCGATGTCATCTGACGCGAGCGATCTGGCCATCTCCTGCAAAGGCGTCGGCAAACGCTACCGCCTCGGCGCAACGGCCAGCGAAGGTGTCGGCACGTTCCTCAAGTCCCGCCTTCGCGATCCCCTCGGCAGACGCTCCGGCCACAAGGACTTCTGGGCCGTGCGCGACGTGAACCTCGACGTCCGACGCGGGGAGGTCGTCGGGCTCATCGGGCGCAACGGGGCCGGCAAGAGCACGATGCTCAAGCTGCTCAGCCGCATCACCGAGCCGACCACCGGCACCATCGACCTGTGGGGCCGAGTCGGCAGTCTGCTGGAGGTCGGTACCGGCTTCCATCCGGAGCTGACCGGCCGGGAGAACATCTTTCTCAACGGCTCAATCCTCGGCATGAGCCGGCAACGCATCCGGGACAAGTTCGACGAGATCGTCGACTTCAGCGGCGTGGAAAAGTTCCTCGACACGCCGGTGAAACGCTACTCCAGCGGCATGTTCGTCCGCCTCGCCTTCAGCGTCGCGGCGCACCTGGAGCCCGAGGTGCTGGTCGTCGACGAGGTGCTTGCGGTCGGCGACGTGCTGTTCCAGAAGAAGTGCCTCGGCAAGATGAAAGACGCGGCCGGCGGAGGGCGGACGGTGCTCTTCGTCAGCCACCAGATCGCGGCCGTCCGCTCGCTCTGTACGCGTGCGGTGCTGATGCAGCAGGGGCAGGTCGCGATGGATGGACCCGTCGACGAGGTAGCCCAGGCGTACGCGCGGGCGTTTCTGCCTGCCGAGTCGGAGGCGATCGTCCGGCCGACGGTGTCGCCTGGCGCGGACAGGCCGATTGCGACGGAAGTCCGACTCCTCGCCGACGGAAGACCCGCCGTGCAGATCGACGCCGGGACGCCAATGTCGATCGAAGTCGACTTCGAGGCAGATCGCGCGATCCGGCCGTCGCTGGGCGTCATCATCGCCAACGGTGACGGCGTCTCCGTGCTGCACACGTCCAGCCGCTACGCCCCGGCCGACTCACTGCAGACGCCGCGGCAGCGCGGCACGATCCGCTACGACTTTGGCCCCATTCCCCTGACCGGTGGCGACTACGCCGTCTCGATTTATCTCGGTGACGCCGATCGTGACACGCATCGGCTGCCCGAAGTCCTGCGATTCGAGCTGACGGAACGCGACCTCTTCGATGCCGGCAAGCCATACCCGCGCGACGGCTCGCTGCTGTGGTGGCCCGTCGAGACAAGCGTGCGTGAACCGTCGGCCTCACCCTCTGCCAACGCCGCATGACCGGCAGCGACCCGATCGTCAGCGTTGTCATCCCGGCGTACGGGCACGCGCAGTTCCTGCCGCGGACGATTCAGTCGGTGCTCGATCAGACATTCGACGAGTCGACCGAGATCATCGTCGTCGACGACGGCTCGCCCGATGACACGGCCGGTGCCGTCGAGCCGTTCGGAGACCGCGTCCGCCTCGTCCGCCAGAAGAACGGCGGTCAGGGCAGCGCACGAAACAAGGGCATCTCGCTCGCCCAAGGCGAGTTCGTCGCGATGCTCGACGACGACGATCTGTTCACACCTGACAAACTGCAATGGCAGGTCGAGGCGATGCGACACGATCCGGGCCTTGTCCTGGTCTACGGGGAGGACGATCGCATCGATGCAGACGACAAGCCGGTGTCTGTGGCTCCGCGTGAGAACTACCGCCGGCCGACGGGTGACTGCCATCGCGACTTCCTCGTCGGGTGCTGGATCGCCACGCCGGGCCAGACGCTCATCCGACGCTCAGCCCTTGCGGCGGTCGGCGGCTATGACGAGACGATCTGGGGCAGCGACGACTGGGAGCTCTACATCCGATTGAGCGAGCAGGGCCCGTTTCACTACGACCCGCGCGTCGCCCTGCACTACCGCGTTCACCCCGGCAATCACAGTGGCAACATCCTGCGTCACTTCGTCGGCCATCAGCAGGTGATCGACAAACACCCGAGCGACGACCCGGCAGTCCGCACGGAACGCCGCGAAAGCGGCAGGGCGTACTTCCTCCACAACCTGATGCAGCTCAGCCACGCCGCCCGGTTACGCGGTGACCTGGCGACGAGCCTCGAGGCCCAGCGCTACGCGGCGCATCTCGACACGCGCGTCCGCTGGCGACAGGAGTGGTGGAAGCCACATCTGCTCAATCGCCTGGGCATTCGACCAAAACAAAAGCCCACGGTGTAGGGCCGTGGGCTTGCGGTCGCGCTCCTCAAAGCATCCGCTCACGCCCAGGCTCTCTGAGCGACACGGGCGGACCGAGCAGCTCCGATGCGACGAGCACGTTCAAGAACTGTTCTTTTTTACCAAGATTCCGGCCTAAGCGGGCAGCGGTTAACTGCCGACTCCGATCGCGGGGCGGCTTGGCTGGTGGCGTCGCTACACGGGCGGGTCCCGTGACGACCGGTTCTGCCATCGGCACAGGCCGAGGGCGTGCGACGGGTTGCGGCCTCGGTGCCGGGGCGGGTCGAGGCGGTGCGGACGGCGGTGGCGGTGGCGGCGGCGGGGCGGGTGGCTCGTCGCGAAGGACGTACTCGGGAACGCCCTGTTGCCGAAGCATCTCGACGGCCTCGCGGCGATCTTCCGGTGACAGCTCGCGAAGGCGTGCACGCAGAGCCTCTTCAAGCTCGCGCTGCTGCTCTTCCTCCGACAGCCCATTGCTTTCGTCTGCACCGCCGCGCTTCTTGCCACGGGCGGCCTGGATCTGACCGAAGATCCACGCCACCACCGACAGCAGCACCACTGCTGCTCCGATGAAGCGGCCGATGTCGACCTCGGCGAGGGGCAGGAAGGGCAAGAGCGACATGACGGTCTAGTTGCGGGGGTTGTCGTCGCGATCGGCGACGGCCTCGCGCATCTGCGTGTCGGCCTGGACGTTCTGCATCTTGAAGTAGTCCATTACGCCCAGGTTCCCGCTGCGGAAGGCCTCGGCCATCGCACGCGGCACCTCGGCCTCGGCGAGCACGACCAGTGCCCGGTTCTCGGCGACCTTGGCCACGTTCTCCTGCTCGAGCGCGACGGCCAAGGCACGCCGCTTCTCGGCCTCGGCCTGGGCACGCTTCTTGTCGGCCTCGGCCTGGTCGGTCATGATCTTCGCGCCGATGTTCTCGCCCACGCTCACGTCGGCGATGTCGATCGACAGAATCTCGAATGCGGTGTTCGCGTCCAGACCCTTCGAGAGCACGCTCTTGGAGATGACGTCCGGGTTCTTGAGCACCGCGCGGTGATCGTCGGCCGAGCCGATGGACGACACGATGCCCTCGCCGACGCGGGCGACAATGGTTTCTTCGGTCGCACCGCCGACGAGTCGCTTGATGTTCGTGCGGACCGTGACGCGGGCTTTGACCTTGAGCTGAATGCCGTCGGCGGCGACGGCGTCGAGCGTGGTGACGCCCATCTCGCGGCTCGGCACGTCGATCACCTTCGGGTCGACGCTCGTCTGAATGGCCGCCAGCACGTCGCGACCAGCCAGGTCGATGGCCGTCGAGGTGTCCCACGGCAGATCGATGTTCGCCTTGTCGGCAGCGATCATCGAGCGGATCACGCGGATCAAATCGCCGCCGGCCAGGATGTGCGTCTCCATCTGGCTCTGCGAGATCTCCAGGCCGGCCCGCGTCGCCTGAATGCGGGCGTTGACGATCGTCGCCGGCGGGATCTTGCGGAGCTGGACGCCGACGAGGTCGAAGATGCTGACGCGGACGTTCGAGAAGAACGCTCTGATCCAGAGCCCGATGAACTGGCTGATGACAGCGAAGAAGACCAGCAAGACCAGCGCGATAATCGCGATCAGGCCGTAGATGACGTAGTTCGGCATGCTGATAGAAGACTAGGAGGTCGCGGGTGGCTCGGCGGTGGGAGCGGTGTCGACGGGACGAACGGTCGCGACGTTGTCTTTGAAGTGGACGACGCGCACGTCGGTTCCCGG encodes the following:
- a CDS encoding glycosyltransferase, translated to MTGSDPIVSVVIPAYGHAQFLPRTIQSVLDQTFDESTEIIVVDDGSPDDTAGAVEPFGDRVRLVRQKNGGQGSARNKGISLAQGEFVAMLDDDDLFTPDKLQWQVEAMRHDPGLVLVYGEDDRIDADDKPVSVAPRENYRRPTGDCHRDFLVGCWIATPGQTLIRRSALAAVGGYDETIWGSDDWELYIRLSEQGPFHYDPRVALHYRVHPGNHSGNILRHFVGHQQVIDKHPSDDPAVRTERRESGRAYFLHNLMQLSHAARLRGDLATSLEAQRYAAHLDTRVRWRQEWWKPHLLNRLGIRPKQKPTV
- a CDS encoding ABC transporter ATP-binding protein, producing MSSDASDLAISCKGVGKRYRLGATASEGVGTFLKSRLRDPLGRRSGHKDFWAVRDVNLDVRRGEVVGLIGRNGAGKSTMLKLLSRITEPTTGTIDLWGRVGSLLEVGTGFHPELTGRENIFLNGSILGMSRQRIRDKFDEIVDFSGVEKFLDTPVKRYSSGMFVRLAFSVAAHLEPEVLVVDEVLAVGDVLFQKKCLGKMKDAAGGGRTVLFVSHQIAAVRSLCTRAVLMQQGQVAMDGPVDEVAQAYARAFLPAESEAIVRPTVSPGADRPIATEVRLLADGRPAVQIDAGTPMSIEVDFEADRAIRPSLGVIIANGDGVSVLHTSSRYAPADSLQTPRQRGTIRYDFGPIPLTGGDYAVSIYLGDADRDTHRLPEVLRFELTERDLFDAGKPYPRDGSLLWWPVETSVREPSASPSANAA
- the floA gene encoding flotillin-like protein FloA (flotillin-like protein involved in membrane lipid rafts), which codes for MPNYVIYGLIAIIALVLLVFFAVISQFIGLWIRAFFSNVRVSIFDLVGVQLRKIPPATIVNARIQATRAGLEISQSQMETHILAGGDLIRVIRSMIAADKANIDLPWDTSTAIDLAGRDVLAAIQTSVDPKVIDVPSREMGVTTLDAVAADGIQLKVKARVTVRTNIKRLVGGATEETIVARVGEGIVSSIGSADDHRAVLKNPDVISKSVLSKGLDANTAFEILSIDIADVSVGENIGAKIMTDQAEADKKRAQAEAEKRRALAVALEQENVAKVAENRALVVLAEAEVPRAMAEAFRSGNLGVMDYFKMQNVQADTQMREAVADRDDNPRN
- a CDS encoding glycosyltransferase family 9 protein, with product MNIVCLGQQAWHVNWTAKQQLLTRLARRGHRVLYVDPIDGGLPQSAATPSNIWPAWSGTGLRSIDDGLDVLSMPLPKLPRPITTLLPPFVVRSMAERVGCWAPLVLCSWPASRWLGSRLDASGKVYLAFDDNAAFGNMSPEAVEAQKRQERLALDESEVALGVSPSLVERFREVHDRVYLQENGVETDDFSPAVRSAAVPHAVAAELEAKQSRRRGTIGFLGQIDERLDQPLIQRLATEQPDVAIVLAGPVKAGTDLSSLLALPNVFTTGKVPYAELPGLYKVLDVGLVPYVQSDLTRACNPLKAYEYLAADLPVVATALPGLNSVRDAAFVCESHDDFIAAVDRALAAPEAQVEERRRVAADASWQRRTDELERRLREATACARERRIRDGLPEPRNWRPGRRSRHVQPRLDPKDRSVRLVSGNYEQLDLSAQQKLLYRTTRMVGRLSYVGRRLGGLVRGRRDPVRRILVVRNGHLGDTVVFGPTLRALRSAFPGARIVVAVGTSGSAKVLLESMPGVDEVIELGFFNQGRLRRYAGVWALLKRGFDLTVGGAWYFNLPEAVFSGAPIRIGLYDGHPLQKYVDRLVVLDPTLHEADNNLNLVESITGRIIGDDRVPGLALNERALAAETDAFRQAVGLTVDDDVIALHPGSKRPSRRWPAKHFAVLASTLLRERPGLKVALTGAGPGERDLIDKVLATVGEDVRGRVIDAFEAGSLSGLIGFYDGCQCLVSNDTGVMHVARARGVPLVAVVGPENDRRWGPYPSGRSPAVIVRNDTPGTPHNRDEDRWLLSLRSIPAGRVASHVRRLLHEGREGDGQVVRDVERLGYDELLAAGVDVPKVAWVTTTDAAFLGCPGGKAGTVTTAWDRARQQRYPKLDVVLVARPDELGSISTDAKIVEAELPVGTAAAAWQTWSTILATTDADAFVLVGPGDQHQPDFVGRLMSTMLRGPYDEVVDVDEPLPTAVVLDGWRRQGIGLPWLFSRGMLERLLAQPLPGKPAVPPERVSALKSPVSDGRFRQDRASVASVQPV
- a CDS encoding ABC transporter permease; protein product: MTNAAPTSALPDVSEQRHVRLAAAKRWPMPDLREIWHYRELLATLAGRDLKLRYKQTALGLIWAVFPPLVAAAIFTYIRGFLQLETPGNAPSILFVLAGFVGFTVFRDTLDRSGQSLLTNQHLVSKIYFPRLLLPLAATLSVLFDHAIMLGLVAVVWMACGLIFASNPDVLTPVPGLHLLMWPVVTLLSVMLASGFGMVVAALSSHFRDFKHVVPVALQLLLYASPVFYDLSLPLSRDDGWVILLNPLSGLIAAYRWSLTGIGMVHWPAFAASAAVAIVVFVVGSILFRRVEGRLADVI